The Mytilus galloprovincialis chromosome 2, xbMytGall1.hap1.1, whole genome shotgun sequence genome has a window encoding:
- the LOC143064026 gene encoding uncharacterized protein LOC143064026, with amino-acid sequence MTSLELFRAQEHDPSVPKEWGSGKFKEDVNVYIPGPPTWQYSGEPIKQHYGLTQLKLSNVRTNDQLLQKPQESQMGRIMINRDFPAEHPYSSHMPRFSVFPKFDASEDPKRGVAARYEQPINAEMPATAFDVQIISKTKGSGIRHEIQAKPKESEKLGLEWQGERGFHQLVKANGGRQQYYPIPPKTVVPNLQDRGPEMRLSNNTANALRNIERDQWQTTYDLQHTGIGPSNPMALDNLENKLNVYGTYGVDDSNLYPRSKNTFDPPRPFEGRISRKLIPKPPQQKPGSSCGENTSYQRMMTLREKEEDRLWNGKEYVSLPEPTKPKQKGIRWKELNDLAHPDPNLEKVGEAQEEQPAEDIPYRPTVGKPEATEENYLTTTKERQDEEFQEMEARNRFQVLEAQKPNRDLSSLQYKMGKANVSEKPKTFYNHEGQYNEERAGLYRTNYLPERLVHSMNPRESSAEIMDTFHSYRGIDDLDLPTRMNQDANDALRYSRTLTSANANLSGDRRDSREVLRPLQDLKQSQKQKLQPTDISSRYRVQEGEIINKECEMGENYNTQKFLQEHELPRFARNEPLNVMSTSNQKLSNVRGISGLKNGSGKSVSFSDSVTVASASGNGPLRVFGANSNGLTSDEKQLIASVGEANPTQYTSTQAMYNRENNAFNEQKPPKFTIFSIQPPVQETVVESKQGTVMAMRKPKRAATSLADTEYRDEFGSLSSNVAPTNLRHSFSLKSAYESQFPVYNHIGYKDDMRFTWEPGSGVPRPQSTLLGIQDTFSKSAVRSKFHSRFSESNPDLRQNIVNGKKHNFYGMSGQILHG; translated from the exons ATGACATCTTTGGAGCTTTTTAGGGCTCAAGAACACGATCCTAGTGTCCCGAAAGAATGGGGCTCGGGAAAGTTCAAAGAGGATGTGAATGTCTATATCCCGGGACCACCAACATGGCAATATTC TGGAGAACCTATAAAACAACATTATGGACTGACACAGTTAAAACTTAGTAATGTTAGGACCAATGACCAGTT GTTGCAAAAGCCACAGGAAAGTCAGATGGG ACGAATTATGATAAACAGAGATTTCCCGGCTGAACATCCATACAGTTCTCATATGCCAAGGTTTTCTGTTTTTCCTAAATTTGATGCATCAGAAGACCCTAAAAGGGGCGTAGCAGCCAGATATGAACAACCAATCAACGCAGAAATGCCAGCAACTGCATTTGATGTACAGATAATAAGTAAAACAAAAG GGTCTGGTATTCGGCATGAAATTCAAGCAAAGCCAAAGGAATCTGAAAAATTAGGTTTAGAATGGCAAGGAGAAAGAGGTTTTCATCAG CTTGTGAAAGCTAACGGAGGCCGACAACAGTACTATCCAATACCACCCAAAACAGTTGTTCCAAATCTGCAGGATCGTGGACCAGAAATGAGACTGTCTAATAACACTGCCAATGCATTAAGAAATATTGAACGCGACCAGTGGCAGACGACGTATGATTTACAACATACGGGCATTGGACCATCGAACCCAATGGCACTTGATAATTTGGAAAACAAGTTAAATGTCTATGGCACTTACGGCGTCGACGACAGTAATTTG TATCCCAGATCAAAGAATACCTTTGACCCACCGAGGCCATTCGAAGGGAGAATCTCCAGAAAGCTCATACCTAAACCACCACAACAAAAACCTGGTTCATCATGCGGGGAGAATACTTCATACCAACG TATGATGACTCTCCGAGAAAAGGAAGAAGACAGATTATGGAACGGCAAAGAATATGTAAGTCTTCCAGAACCAACGAAACCGAAACAAAAAGGTATCAGATGGAAAGAATTAAATGATCTTGCCCATCCAGATCCAAATTTGGAGAAGGTTGGTGAGGCACAAGAAGAACAGCCTGCTGAAGACATACCTTATCGCCCAACAGTTGGTAAACCAGAAGCTACAGAAGAAAATTATCTCACAACGACAAAAGAGAGACAGGATGAAGAATTCCAGGAAATGGAGGCAAGAAATCGGTTCCAAGTTTTAGAGGCTCAGAAACCAAATCGAGATTTGTCATCTCTTCAATATAAAATGGGAAAAGCAAATGTATCGGAAAAACCCAAAACTTTCTACAATCACGAAGGGCAGTACAATGAGGAACGAGCAGGTTTATATAGAACTAATTATCTACCCGAAAGACTAGTTCATTCAATGAATCCAAGAGAAAGCAGTGCTGAAATTATGGACACATTTCATTCATACAGAGGCATTGATGACCTTGATCTACCAACCCGTATGAATCAAGATGCCAATGACGCTTTAAGATACAGTAGAACATTGACTTCAGCAAATGCAAATCTTTCCGGGGATCGTAGGGATTCAAGAGAAGTCTTAAGACCATTACAAGATCTGAAACAATCACAAAAACAGAAACTGCAACCAACTGACATTTCTAGTAGGTACAGGGTTCAAGAAGGAGAAATTATCAACAAAGAATGCGAAATGGGAGAGAACTACAATACACAAAAGTTTCTACAGGAACACGAGTTGCCACGCTTTGCCAGAAATGAACCACTTAATGTCATGTCAACATCAAATCAAAAATTATCTAATGTTCGAGGAATATCTGGTCTGAAAAATGGCAGTGGAAAAAGTGTTTCGTTCTCCGACAGCGTTACTGTAGCTAGTGCATCAGGAAACGGTCCTCTTCGTGTTTTCGGTGCAAATTCAAATGGGTTGACTTCTGATGAAAAGCAGTTGATTGCGTCTGTGGGCGAGGCAAATCCAACTCAATACACTAGCACACAGGCTATGTATAACAGGGAGAATAATGCGTTCAATGAACAGAAACCGCCGAAATTTACTATCTTTTCTATTCAACCACCTGTTCAAGAAACAGTTGTAGAATCCAAGCAGGGTACTGTAATGGCCATGAGGAAACCAAAACGAGCTGCCACTTCACTTGCAGACACAGAATATCGCGACGAATTCGGAAGTCTTTCTTCAAATGTAGCTCCAACAAATTTAAGACATTCGTTTTCTCTGAAATCAGCGTATGAAAGTCAATTTCCAGTATATAATCATATAGGTTACAAGGACGACATGCGATTTACTTGGGAACCAGGAAGTGGAGTACCTAGACCTCAGTCAACGCTTTTAGGTATACAAGATACATTTTCTAAATCTGCAGTGCGAAGTAAGTTTCATTCTCGGTTTAGTGAATCCAATCCCGATTTACGACAAAATATAGTAAATGGAAAGAAACATAACTTCTATGGAATGAGTGGTCAAATTTTACATGGATGA